A genomic window from Fibrobacterota bacterium includes:
- the pyrF gene encoding orotidine-5'-phosphate decarboxylase produces the protein MATLSAKIGARTRAVGNNVCFGIDPILERIPLEGTPDQVVERFGLGFLEACLKRGVMPAAVKPNAAYYEALGPKAVDSLQKVCAAWREAGVFVVLDAKRGDIGKSSGAYAQAAFGPFCASAVTVAPYMGRDSVEPFLTSPEAAAYLLLRTSNPGARDFQDLMIDGEPLYLHVARKALSWAGAEKMGFVVGATAPQELESIAAWFVREGRQSSFLIPGVSVPGVAGGQGGGIDEVVRRLRAGGSDPWIHLVNASSGLNFAWERDGNRQAWAEAGACALEELAAIAGL, from the coding sequence ATGGCCACTCTCTCTGCGAAAATCGGCGCCCGCACGCGTGCGGTAGGGAACAATGTCTGCTTCGGGATCGACCCGATCTTGGAAAGGATCCCCCTCGAAGGGACGCCGGACCAGGTCGTGGAGCGGTTCGGATTGGGCTTTTTGGAAGCCTGCCTCAAGCGGGGCGTGATGCCCGCCGCGGTCAAGCCCAACGCCGCCTATTACGAGGCATTGGGGCCCAAGGCGGTGGATTCGTTGCAAAAGGTTTGCGCGGCCTGGCGCGAGGCCGGGGTGTTCGTGGTGTTGGATGCCAAGCGCGGCGACATCGGGAAATCCTCGGGGGCCTACGCGCAAGCGGCCTTTGGCCCGTTTTGTGCCAGCGCCGTGACGGTTGCGCCGTACATGGGTCGCGATTCGGTGGAGCCGTTTCTGACCTCCCCGGAAGCCGCCGCGTACCTCTTGCTGCGCACCTCCAATCCCGGGGCGCGCGATTTCCAGGATCTGATGATCGACGGCGAGCCGTTGTACCTGCATGTGGCGCGCAAGGCCCTTTCCTGGGCGGGTGCGGAGAAGATGGGCTTCGTGGTGGGAGCCACCGCCCCGCAGGAACTGGAATCCATCGCCGCTTGGTTTGTCCGCGAAGGACGCCAATCCTCGTTTCTGATCCCGGGCGTTTCGGTGCCGGGAGTGGCCGGTGGGCAGGGCGGCGGCATCGACGAGGTGGTGCGCCGCTTGCGCGCCGGAGGATCCGACCCTTGGATCCACCTGGTCAACGCGAGCTCCGGATTGAACTTCGCCTGGGAACGTGACGGAAATCGTCAAGCATGGGCCGAAGCCGGCGCGTGCGCCCTGGAAGAGCTCGCCGCCATCGCGGGTCTGTGA
- a CDS encoding TIGR02147 family protein: MDSGSTPDIFGYLDYRTFLRDHYLARKEADRFFSYRQMALRTGVDAGWIAKVLQGHEHLSQRTLEPFCRLCKLGERESTYFGALVAFGKAKDTAERAEAFERVMSLKSPQRKTLGERQLAYYSRWYHAPIRSLLAMLGTKAAPERISRMLRPAVSVSEVAASIALLEELGLVKRKAKGWELMDAFVASPPEGAKAAVRGYQAQMMDLAKEALERHDPDRRDISSLTLSFDQEDMPLVRERLAAVRDSLIQLSAEARKPDVVYQVNLQTFPLSDFDGGAT; the protein is encoded by the coding sequence ATGGACTCCGGCTCGACGCCCGACATCTTCGGCTACCTCGATTATCGGACCTTTCTGCGCGACCACTACCTGGCCCGCAAGGAGGCCGACCGATTTTTCTCGTATCGGCAAATGGCTCTGCGCACCGGCGTGGACGCCGGTTGGATCGCGAAGGTCCTCCAAGGCCACGAACATCTTTCCCAACGCACCTTGGAGCCGTTTTGCCGGCTCTGCAAGTTGGGCGAGCGAGAGTCCACCTACTTCGGGGCCTTGGTTGCCTTCGGAAAAGCCAAGGATACCGCCGAACGCGCCGAGGCCTTCGAGCGGGTGATGAGCCTCAAGTCGCCGCAGCGCAAAACCTTGGGCGAGCGCCAACTGGCCTACTACAGCCGATGGTACCACGCCCCAATCCGCTCTCTGCTGGCCATGCTCGGAACAAAGGCCGCACCGGAGCGGATCTCCCGAATGCTGCGTCCCGCCGTGAGTGTTTCCGAGGTCGCCGCCTCCATCGCGCTCCTGGAAGAACTCGGCTTGGTCAAACGCAAAGCCAAGGGCTGGGAGCTGATGGACGCCTTCGTGGCAAGTCCGCCGGAAGGAGCCAAAGCCGCCGTGCGAGGTTACCAGGCGCAGATGATGGATCTGGCCAAGGAAGCCCTGGAACGGCACGATCCGGATCGACGCGACATCTCCAGTCTCACGCTGAGTTTCGATCAGGAAGACATGCCCCTGGTGCGCGAGCGGTTGGCCGCCGTGCGCGACAGCCTGATCCAGCTTTCGGCGGAAGCCCGCAAGCCGGATGTGGTCTACCAGGTGAACCTGCAGACCTTCCCGTTGTCAGATTTTGACGGAGGCGCGACATGA
- a CDS encoding S-layer homology domain-containing protein, whose protein sequence is MNQRQTILIVSCTVLALCGCGPKRQAGGVMDDAQVHAQRGKQYIESRDLVRARDEFRLALELNAKYPAALAGLAIVEAREGHFDEATKKADAAVSASRDVPDGFVARAIVIAESNRAKDSDEWLSSAEDEFEKALKRGEKNPETWLRRAQVRQMALHLKEAGEAYRKVLEIDGAFTEAANTGWARLQKIERAGPVTKVGKRIALADTLTRADAAVLYIAELQLDRILARTRGEKADTAFRAPDDPRNVKSTDSAKAVAPDVAGHWAKNFIQDAVKLGMRGLQVGADGNFRPSQSLNRAEFALLAEDALMAALGDKTLATRYIGSPPRFSDVSAGSPYFNAICDAVDHNVMNPNGDGSFGALAPVSGADALLTIRLIKDLRK, encoded by the coding sequence ATGAACCAACGACAAACAATTTTGATCGTGAGCTGTACCGTCCTGGCCTTGTGTGGCTGCGGCCCCAAGCGGCAGGCGGGCGGCGTGATGGACGATGCGCAGGTCCATGCCCAACGAGGCAAGCAGTACATCGAGTCGCGCGATCTGGTCCGGGCCCGTGACGAATTTCGTCTGGCACTGGAGCTGAACGCGAAATACCCGGCGGCGTTGGCGGGATTGGCCATCGTGGAAGCGCGGGAGGGGCATTTCGACGAAGCCACCAAGAAAGCCGATGCCGCTGTGAGCGCTTCCCGCGATGTTCCCGATGGATTCGTGGCGCGCGCGATCGTGATCGCCGAGTCCAACCGGGCCAAGGATTCCGACGAATGGCTTTCGTCCGCTGAAGACGAATTCGAGAAGGCTCTCAAGCGTGGCGAGAAGAATCCGGAAACCTGGCTGCGACGCGCCCAGGTTCGGCAGATGGCGCTGCACCTGAAGGAAGCCGGCGAGGCCTATCGCAAGGTGTTGGAGATCGATGGCGCCTTCACCGAGGCGGCCAACACCGGATGGGCAAGACTCCAGAAGATCGAACGCGCCGGGCCTGTCACCAAAGTGGGCAAGCGCATCGCCTTGGCGGACACATTGACGCGCGCCGATGCCGCGGTGCTCTACATCGCCGAACTCCAATTGGACCGGATCCTGGCGCGCACCCGTGGCGAGAAGGCGGACACCGCCTTCCGTGCGCCGGATGACCCTCGCAATGTGAAATCCACGGATTCCGCCAAAGCGGTGGCGCCGGATGTGGCTGGCCACTGGGCCAAGAATTTCATCCAGGATGCCGTGAAGCTCGGGATGCGCGGCTTGCAGGTGGGCGCGGATGGCAATTTCCGTCCCAGCCAGTCCCTCAATCGCGCCGAGTTCGCCTTGCTGGCGGAAGACGCCCTGATGGCGGCCTTGGGCGACAAGACGCTGGCCACCCGCTATATCGGATCGCCGCCGCGTTTTTCGGATGTTTCGGCCGGGAGCCCGTACTTCAACGCCATCTGCGACGCGGTGGACCACAATGTGATGAATCCCAACGGTGACGGATCCTTCGGGGCTCTCGCACCGGTCAGCGGGGCGGATGCCTTGTTGACCATCCGCTTGATCAAGGACTTGCGCAAGTGA
- a CDS encoding glycosyltransferase — MTAILQGFWLIGFMKRSSKLQFPMDRSVGIHCLVHVGSRFSQPLLSVTKITLNQPRGPEIATIVFSIFVLGTTAVYICFLLVLTWGLVRLRRPVQSGGLPTVTVVIPMHNEESCAGETLRAIHLQDYKGPWELVCVDDRSDDATAEIVEDWARKDSRIRLVQVPPQEPAVPSPKKRALARGLDTATGEILITTDADCQPPPHWVSSLVSCFTEDVDVVQGPKHCLGDGRAVHRYQRLEMLAFVAAEAAGFSLGKPFLASAPSLAYRANIYRKSGGFHGMEGLVSGDDDMLVHRMMASGGRAAYAMFPSISVPTHPANSWRQALNQRARWASNGSRYDNPLYVALLAGVFAWWCWLLLGWIPWTLDLIPGTLWWGVWLAKTPFDLLFLVIAAIRFRRLGTLVDYLWCLPLQVGIFVYSAIAGHLGWFQWTREADGG, encoded by the coding sequence ATGACGGCCATCTTGCAAGGTTTCTGGCTGATCGGATTCATGAAACGTTCCTCCAAATTGCAGTTTCCGATGGATCGTTCCGTTGGGATCCATTGTCTTGTACATGTGGGATCTAGGTTTTCCCAACCCCTCCTGTCTGTGACGAAGATCACACTCAATCAACCTCGAGGTCCTGAAATCGCCACCATCGTCTTTTCCATCTTCGTTCTGGGCACCACCGCGGTTTACATCTGCTTTCTGCTGGTGTTGACCTGGGGACTGGTCCGGCTGCGCCGCCCGGTCCAATCCGGGGGCCTCCCGACAGTGACGGTGGTGATCCCGATGCACAACGAGGAATCCTGCGCTGGAGAGACCCTCAGAGCCATCCACCTGCAAGACTACAAAGGCCCTTGGGAGCTGGTCTGCGTGGACGACCGCTCCGACGACGCCACGGCGGAAATCGTGGAGGATTGGGCTCGCAAGGACTCCCGCATCCGTTTGGTGCAGGTGCCCCCCCAGGAACCGGCCGTTCCCAGCCCCAAAAAACGCGCCCTCGCCCGTGGTCTGGACACCGCCACCGGCGAAATCCTGATCACCACCGATGCCGATTGCCAGCCACCTCCCCATTGGGTGTCTTCGCTGGTGAGCTGTTTCACCGAAGACGTGGACGTGGTCCAAGGTCCCAAACATTGCCTCGGCGACGGCCGCGCCGTGCACCGCTACCAACGGCTGGAAATGCTCGCCTTCGTGGCTGCCGAGGCCGCGGGATTCTCCCTGGGCAAGCCTTTTTTGGCCTCCGCTCCTTCACTTGCCTACCGCGCCAACATCTACCGCAAATCCGGCGGCTTCCACGGAATGGAAGGCCTGGTGTCCGGCGACGACGACATGCTGGTGCACCGCATGATGGCTTCCGGAGGACGCGCCGCCTACGCGATGTTCCCCTCCATTTCCGTTCCCACCCACCCTGCCAATTCCTGGCGTCAGGCTCTGAACCAGCGCGCCCGCTGGGCTTCCAACGGGAGCCGCTACGACAACCCGCTCTACGTGGCCCTGTTGGCGGGCGTGTTCGCCTGGTGGTGCTGGCTTTTGCTGGGCTGGATCCCGTGGACACTGGACCTGATCCCCGGCACCCTTTGGTGGGGGGTGTGGCTGGCCAAAACTCCGTTCGACCTATTGTTCCTGGTCATCGCCGCCATCCGTTTCCGCAGGCTCGGCACGCTGGTGGACTACCTCTGGTGCCTGCCGTTGCAGGTGGGGATCTTCGTGTATTCGGCCATCGCAGGCCATTTGGGCTGGTTCCAATGGACGCGCGAGGCCGACGGGGGCTGA